The Astatotilapia calliptera chromosome 22, fAstCal1.2, whole genome shotgun sequence region AACGTCTTTACGCGTCCCATCTCACATGACTTTGCACTGATCTCCTGCACCTGCACCAGGCGCCGTCACAGCAGGGGATGCATTAGTAGCCCCCATCAATCCATCCAGACTGAGGCCCTGAAAGGCTCCAAAGAAGGAGTCGTCCTTGGCCGGGGTCGGTTTCCTCCTGGAAGCGTTGCTCTGCTGCAGGCACAGGTGTTCAGGTTAGATAATGACACGCTGATAAGTCAGTAGCATTTGAATGTAGCTGCTCACTTACCCGTGGGAGGCAGTGATGGCTCCTGAACTGAGTTTTCCTGACAGCCCTTTCAGCGTTCTTCTTGGCCAGCATGGCTTGCTGACGTTTCCTTTGGCAAACAGCAAAGAGCAACATTTAGCGTGGCACATGGGCGAGGAGCTTATTCATGTGAGGAAGAGTCTTATCCTCACTAAGCCAGGTCTGTCTGGCCAAGAGTCTTAGCTTGATGACAAGATAGTAACTGAAAACCATTGTTTTCTTAAAATACAACAGCAACTCTAACTCCTGTTTATTGTATTGCAAAGAAAGCTAAAAGTGATCGTGAAAAACTCCACACACCCTGGCAAAACcacattaaaaactgaaattcaATCAATCACATGAATGCttctgtttaatttatttatttatttttacctttccCTCTTCAGTTCATCCTGGTAAGCTCTGAGCCAGGAGTCTGGCACTTTTTGGCTGTTGCAGGGAAcgcttctcctcctgctgaagCTCCTCCTGCGGGTGAAGCTGCTTCTGCGGACAGACTGGCTCCTCCCGGCGCCCCTCTTGGCGGTGCTTTTCCCCGACACACAGCTGGTGAACTGCTTCAGGGGAGCGCCCAGTGACATTAAGGAATCCATTTGCGCCGTTTGTAGATGTCGCTTGATTTATCAGGTAGACTTTTCCGAGTATTTAAGGCAATATCAGCATGAAGGTGCGCCTCTTTGTTTGGGATAAATATTCAGCAGAAGTGAGGCTTTTATTGGAGACTGTAATCTGCAAATAAAAAGTACAAGCAGAGAAAACTTTAATACCTCtatattgaaatttaaaaaaaaagaaaagaaaaaaatactatccATCCTTTATTTGGAAAAGTCTTTGTCTGTGTCCATCAAAAAGAGACACCCTAAAGTCACAATTTTACAAAACATGTTGCACATGGTTTAAAGAAACAATGACTGACCTTTGTGCGTTCTCCTGTAGACACAATGGGCTGATGATATCATTTGTCAAAGCTGTAAAGCAAAGGATCCATTTAATGCTCTGCTGCCAGCACTTCAGCTTGTGTACCTGTAGACACCTCCGCTCCGCAGCGCTCTGCTCTTATGTGGATTTGACTGATGACCTTGCAGGTCTCCAAATTGGATTAACTGAGGACGCAACAGTCGCTTATCTCATTAACAACAGAGTAGCTGCAAACAAATCTGCACATGCAAACAGATGCTTAAAAAAATTTACATCCAGGGGACTGACGACGACTAAGCTACACTTGGTTGAAAATTTTCATTGTCAATTTTAGCAGCTGATGAAATTATTTGGAAACAGGGTCAGAGGAAGCCTGACAGATGGGAGCTGATCAAGTGGAAGGCGGAGGATGACGCTTTTATGACGCACAGAGGACGACTTCTACCCAAAGACGAGACAGTTTCATTGACTGGAAGGATCAATTTCATTCACAGATTCGCTTCATTCACAGTGAACTCAGACAAATTCAGGTCTAGAGAGAAACAGCATTCACAGTGTCTGAAATCCCAAACCATGCACTATATACTCAATATTTTTACTACTGTTCATGTCACTTAACCATTAACACGTGTTAATGGTTATCCAACAACCTGTGTGAGACCAAGCAATCATTAACAAATTGGCACCTTATTTTTAAACACTATAAAGATTTACCATAAAGATTGAGCTGCCAGCTGTGCCTCTTAAATCCTGTTACTGCTGCACTGCTTTTATAGATTTATACGCTAGTGTAGTATCCAGTGCCACATACTCTAATATTTACCTGGAAATGGTATGCATTTAAAGTACTGCTACACACTGCAATTATATACACATATTAAGGGTAAGACTCTCATTATTGAAGCATACTAAATACTATATTAGTGTGGAATTTCAGACAGTCTCAGCCTGCCCACACCACCATGAATCACCTGTGTTTGATGCTACAAGAGTGCATTTCTACCATACAGATTATTTCCATTCTGCATATGAAGGTTTTTACATTTAACACAAAGAACTGGACATTCCTCAGGTTGTTAGAAAACGTGAGAAAATGACCAGAAAACCTACATCCCACATCTTTGTATGTCAGTCAAGCACAGTTTCAATTAAACAGATTCAGTTTTATCATTTTCTCTTAAGGTTAATGCATAGCAGGGTTTCTATTCGGTCTGCTGTTGTTTGAGAAAGAATGGGGACAGCGAGGTTAATAAAAGTACTAATAAAAGTACTGACAGGTGGGGAAGTCTACATGACGATCCATCTATACACCTGTTGCAACAGATCTTGTGCTCAGCTCTCTTCTGCTCCTCAGGAGGTGACAGCTGAGCGTAGATTTAAAAGGGTAATGACAGAGAGATTAGTTAACAGGATAGGACTGGTGGAGGAAAAACATCCGACAGTCGCTGCCAAAAAACCCTGTCATtagggattttttatttttattttatcagtgtATGCAAAATGCCTAAAACTATTAAACAGTTAAGATACTTGGAAACCAGGATGAAAATtatcccatttaaaaaaaaaaagaatacactTAAAAAGACCCTGACTCTAGTGATAGTCTAAAGTGTGGCTGATGATCCAGAGAAGAGTGCCCCAGAATAATTTGCTATAAAATCAGACTTCAGTAATCTGAAAATGCAGGTGGTAAAATGTGCAAATGATAAAATCTGATATGAATGAATCGCATGCATCTCAATTAAGATGAAAGCTTTTAGTGCCAGTGGAATCCAAGAGACAGTTTGCAGTAAAAATGTGAAAGATTTAAAGAAATTACTTCAAATTAGAAAATAATACTCACCATTTTCCTTTTGTTCACTCAAGCATCCAAAGACCTGTGTGACAGCTACGCAGGTCATCCAGCAGAGGCATCGCTGAGGTAAGAAACAGAAATGGTAACCACCTTTAATTTTATCACAGGCCCAAACGGACACAGCGGAAACCAGAAGCCTTTGGCAAGGAGGACTTTAATTCTACACaataatacatatatacagtTTTATACGCTTtaatttcatacaaaaaaaacaagtcatGTACAGGTTGGCGGTGGGGACTATGACCTAGAAGAACTCATAATAAATACCATCAACAGGGGCTGTGTGCTTAACCTCGATAGAGAGACGTCAGGtctaaaaatgtcaaacatggAAAAGGCAGTTATTGGAGTTTGAATGAGTGGGAATGTTCCCACAACTAATGCTTACGTAAACCACTGAGCAAAACATAAACGCGTCGCCCACTCCAtccaacagacacacactctcacacccAGAAATCATTGCATGACAACATATTTATCATATAAGAGAGGCAGCAAAGACCCATGTAGGGGGAGTGTCCCGTCATTATTATCTTCTTACATTACTGGTGAATAGTAATAAACCCACTAATTTATGGCAGATTCTCCATATAGGGGACATTTCTTTTATAAAACAAGAAGTCTATGTGCAGGTCTTTAATTAACAACGTAGACAAGAAGTTGAGACACTTGCCTCTGCCACAGATGTTTGCAATACTTTCCAATTTGAATGATCAGATGTTTGTATAACAGAATCTCTTCTCCATGTCTCCTTTTTTTACCCTTTCCTTTCACCTCAGAATCGGAAGACTTTTTCATCTCCAAAGCTGATTCTTTTTTTGATGACAGACTCTGGTAGcatttccttattttctttACATGCTGGTTAAAATAACAGGTAAACAGAAAGAAGGGTGGAAGGTGTTTCAGAAGTCTAAAGGAAGACAGGAGCTGCATAGTGGGCTACTTTGGATACAAACAATCTtccatttaaagatttttttttttgcctctgcCGAGGTGAGAACTAGAAAAGACTTCACTCTTTCCCCCACATCTTCTGTGGCTTATTTTCAGTCTCTGCTGCAAAAACATGCCTCTTGTGGCTACAGAGATTGACGCCAGAGGAGCGAGAAGTTAAGGTGTCCATGCTTTAATGACAGATGAGGCCCCAATTTATTCAACAGTTCCCActgctccacacagaaaggactGTAAACCCTTCATCATTCAGTCTTTGGAGGGTTGTGGGTCACCGGCTGATGTCCCGGTTGCCCTCCCAGCTCTTGGTGCCTGCAGCCTCACTGATCCCTAAGTTCTCAAAGAAAGGGTGTTTTAGAGAGTCAGCCAGTGCAAGCCTCTTGGAGGGCTCATACTCCAACATGCTTTCGATGAGGTCAAACAGCTGGTGGTGCTCTTCCGCCTCGGACAGCAGATATCGCtgaaagaagggggaaaaaaaagaaaaagaaaaaaagtggaaattagtggcaataaaaaaaaaacaaaaaaaactccaacATGAAATACAAGAAACATCTGTTGCATCATACAGGGAACTTTTCATCCCCACTAATCATCAAATTCATGCCCTTCTCACTCACTCCACTTACCCGTAATGGTTTGCAGTTTTCTCTAACATATTTTCCCGCTGAGGAGCTCTCATCCCAATCAAGACGACCACGATAGAAGTATTTCTGCTTCCTGAGAGAGTAAGATTAGtttaaaatgttgctttaaaaatatgtttgcatcaggcacatttttaattttttcacattttttcctttacttgtgtttttatgttctcTTACCGAGTTTTACGAATCATCCTGGAGGGCACTGGTCCCAGGATTCTTTCCATCATAGCCAAATGTTCCCTGTTGTCATGAGTCTGCAAAAAATATAAGATAAGCAAGAATGAGAGGGGAAAAGACTCACACAGAAAGGAAGAGAGTGATTCAGTAGATAATCAGAATTTAACTACTTCAGGTTCTGCTGTTGCATATGGTGTCTTCGGTTTTAGAGAGCTCACCAGTGGCAAGGGTTCATTCTTACCAGCACTGAATAATTGTACACTTGCATTTACAAGGACCCATTTACATTAGAGCTTTAACTAATAGTTGAGATTTCAGCAAATAAATCAGTTtacaaaaagtaaataaaaggcgTATTCTgctgaaacaaactgtgtgctGCCGTGTACCTGAAACAAAGTGAAGCCCAAGTAGTACTCAAACAGGATACAGCCAATGCTCCACACATCGCAGGGATGACTCCAGCCCAGCTCTGAAACACAAAAGTATAAGTACACTAAACCACCACAGGATTACAAGAGGACAGGATTACCACCTTGTGATTGTAAGCTTCCCACAACCAGCCACGTTTTAATTTACATCCATTTCTGGCCAGATTCACTCAGTGTTTGCAGTGATGACTGGGAATGAATTTAACAggaaagacagacacacacactctctactTCTAagtttaggcttaaaactttcctttttgacaaaGCATATAACTTGGGGCTGGACCAGGTAACTGTGAATATTGAGTAtcaagcctggttctgccagagatttcttcctgtttaaagggttTCTTTTCCTCCAAAAGTTTTTCGTTTGCACCGTCACCAAAGTGTGTTTTTGGTCATTTGGTCATTAACAGACCAGAAATTATATATCAGCACAATCTCTGTTTCTATCTCCCACTTATAATGCCCGGGAACGTGTTTTTGAACAACATTATGTTACAGTCAGTTGATCTTTTATCATCAATTACTTATCAGTACATTATTGAGTTTAAAGCAACATGCACACTGGAAAGGATTCGCATGCTTGCTGAAgtcacacaaaaaacattcaaatgatCCAATTTGTTTTTGATGCGAGTCATTTTGCACTCCTTACATCAACCAGCCCCAATTTATCTCAGCATAAACTGCTTTCAGTAGATACTTATTGTACCACTGATGATACACTTGTGTAAAAGTGAATATTTCACATACTTGAATATCACATATCATAAATCCCATTTGCTTTTCCTAACAGAGCAATCAGCCTGTGCCTGTTTGAACccgtttctcttttttttgtttgtttgctttttaaaataacttcaaAGCAAACTTTTGGTCTTCCAGGCAAAGCATATTGTGTCAACTGAAAAAGCCACAGCTGCTCATGTGACTGGGCCAAAGATTTGTGGATATAATCACAAAACCATCTACTGCACATCTATAGCAGTTCTCACCTAATATGACCTCAGGGGCACGGTAATGCCGCGTGGACACAATGGTGCTGTGGTGCTCGTGGTCAAATGTGGCACTGCCAAAGTCCACCACGCGTACTGCCGTGCTCTTAACAGTCCGCTCCTCTCGTTTCTGGAAGATGACACGCATGTTTTTCAGAAATGCCCATCTTTCTCTCAGGAGTAAATCTGCAGTAGAGAAGcttagctttttttccccttaaaataTAGCAACACGTGTTTTCATATCTATTCATCATAACTGCCAGCAATAAGTAACAGGAAAACTTTCCTCCACCTACAAGAAAGGTGATACATTTtcataaaaaactttttttttcttcatatgtaaaatgaacaaaaagtagCCCTTGAGTTTTGGAACCAACCTGCCTATAAACaaatatgattgttgggtttttgttttgtttttttaaactgttttcctTGACTCTTACCTTCTCTACGTTGTAGGACATGGTGAAGTCTGAGTTGACAAACAGGATGTTCTCAGGCTTGAGGTCTGTATGTGTCAGCTTATTGTCGTGGAGAACTACGGAGGTAAAAAGCAACCTTCACTGATTAAGTTATTCAAAATTGTCAGTTACCTTGCATCACTTTATACAAACTGTCTACTCACCATTTATTACAACATATAATACTAATCATAATACTAATAGAAAAGCATCAGAAAAGCACTACTAGAATATCTCAGTAAAACCAAAATGAGAACATTAACAACAGTAAACAAGTTAAAGGGCTTGGTGAGGATATGTAGCTTTTATTTACTAAAGACAAACTTGATAAGTCAGTGGGGCCAACACCCTTTTTGCTATGATGCCCTCCTGTGGTAAATGTCTACCACAAACACCAGATGATTTGAACAAGTATAATCATCAAGTCAAAAGCTAAATTACAGCTCAAGTTATAAGAATCAATGTCTTCCCTTTTCACAGTATTCCTAATTCCCATCCAATTTATCTGTAAATTTCACAGACCATAAAGATACAACTTACATTTCACAGCAAGACAGATTTGGTAGGCCATGTGTCTGACGTGACCAATTGAGTAGGGCAGGTAGTTGTTTTCCTTCAGAAAGTCAAAGGTGCTCAGAGCTAGCAGCTCAAAGGAGATGCACATGTGACCGTGGTAGTCAAACCAGTCATACATCTGTACACATAAACTGCAAGACAGACAAAGCATGGGAGGTTCAGGGAGTGAGCTGACAAATTCACTTCAATCACGTAAACCAGCTTAAACCTCGGAGTGAACACAAGACACTAAGCAATACAGGTTTAACCACAGTGCCGTATGACTGAGTCAGAGCTCACAATTTGTTATCCGGATCCTTTTCATTGATCTTCTCCAGTACATTGATCTCCAAGCGAGCTGCTTCCTTGTATTTCTCCACATTCTTGATAATTTTCAGAGCAACGTGGGCTCCTCCCCTGTAAAACACAAGAGATTATGAATACAAACACTAGCGTGATGAAACACACAACAtgccttaatttttttttttttttatgtaatccCTGTGTGCAGCCCTGAATGCTAAACACTAGCACTTGTTTATTTATAGATTCAAGACAGAGTAGTTAACCGCCTGGCAATGAGAGCAAAGGCTCCAATTATCAAGTTATTTATAGgacggggggaaaaaaaaaaaaaaaaaaattatatatatatatatatatatatatatatatatatatatatatatatatatatatatatatatatatatatgtgtgtgtgtgtgtgtgtgtgtgtgtgtgtgtgtgtgtgtgtgtgtgtatgaaaagtCACTGCAGCAGTTCCAGCTGGTTGGAAGACATTAACCCATAACGACGGTACATCACGATCTTAAGGCCCTGGGCATGAACATGAACTGATGGACATTTCTAGCTCTGtcacaagaaaataaatcttCCGCAGGGAGAGAAGCACAAATAGCCCCTGTTCACATGAGGGGCTCACAGTCACAGGGGACTAAAATACTCTTGAGCTGATTTTCAGTATACATCACAATGTGGTGAACAGAACCAGAATTAAAATCAGAAATGTCTTTCTGCCATGTCTGGTGTGATAATGTGACTCTAAAATTACCGATAATGAACAATCTCAACAAGTTACTTGAAACATAAAACACTGTTtaccttaataaaaaaaaaaactatgtaaATCCTTTGTGCTGTCATTGATTCACAGTGGTCCGTAAATTGTATTGCACAGGTACAGCAACAGACATAGCGATAATTTAAGActaattatttttcttatgaAATTTCAGGCTGTTCATCATCACTATCTCTGAAGAAATTCTGGCCAATCAAAAGCCTACAAACAATAACACAGTGAgacatcaaaaaaagaaaataaaggtgcACAGCCTGGAAATCAGTTTTCCTTATTCACATGTAAAAGTAGAAACAAACTTCTCAAAAACCTTCACCCTGGCATGAGTTTTTCAAAGGTCAAGGCAAAATGGATAGAAAAGGCtatttttttcccaaaataCATGTGGCTGTAAccataaataaaagacatttaGAGAGGTAGTTTCTTTCTCCTACAGAGGGTTTTATGCAATACCGGTACTGGTCCACCCTGCTCAATACAGGCTGCATGTTGCCCATGTACTAAAAATGGGTTAAACACCTCTGATGTATCCTAATATCACAGCCCAAAACAAGCACGGAGAGGcttttgtttcttgttgctGAGGAAACAACAATTCCCTAATGAACTACTAAGACACCCAGAGACTGAGAGCTCACACACCTGCGATGGTCAATGCACCGCATCACCCTGCCAAAGGTGCCTTCCCCCAAAGTGCTGACAATCTCATCTGCAACACagtacaaagagaaaaaaaaacaagagagggagagcggggggggggaaaaaaagaagcattagAAATGTGGACTCGTGCAGGAATACACAATGCAAAAGTGTAGACAGGCGAATCAGTGCTAGCGCCCATCCCCTTTCCGAATTGCTGCCTACTGAGTCTGGCAGGCTTAAAACGTTGCGCGTAAGGCTATGGTAACTAAATGGTGTTATGATGTAAACCAAAGGGGGCAAACATAAAGCACTCCCTTCCTTTGATTACCAATTTGCAGTCATTGAACCTATTAGAGTGCATCCTTTTGTCTTTGCCCAAAACGATACAAATGCTGTATAAActtgaaacattaaaaataatatgtatTGTAATCATTCTCAAATGAAGCGTTTAATGTAAAGAAAGTCTTAAAATGTGCACTGGTTGTTCTAACCTTAGTGAAATTTGCTAAATAAGTGATGTGACCCTGAAACCATCCGAGTGAAAAACATCTAGCTTAAGTTACAGATTTAAAACTGTAACTGAGTTGTAAGCTAAAGcgcaacataaacaaacagctgcaaatTGGATTTCTAAGTTTAGGAAAGTCAAATAACCTGTGAAACATAAAGGAAATGCTCCACAGcttaaaaatcttagaaaaaaaaaaaaaaaaaaaaaaaaaaaagcagattgtATCTAAAGTCCCTCCTAAAATCTTCAACATTCTTGCAATCCACCCTGCTATTTCAGCTAGAGCGAAGAGCATTCTAGCacggcatcatcatcatcatgatcaTGATCATCAGGCACTCCCCATGTCATGTAAATGCTCTATGCTTTAATACTCATATGGAGAAGGGTTACGATAGAGTAGTGGCAGTGAGTACATCTCTCTTGCAGGACGTCCCCACTCCGACAGATCAGGTGCCCTTCCTCGTCGTCCCTCACACTCAGTGCACGCGTCCGGCTGTTGCTCCGCTGTATTCACACCCAAACGGCCATCAGCAGGTCACAACACGAccgaaggggacagggggggttTCAGGGGCAGCCGCAGCCACGGCGTCAGGTGGCACAGGTGgatgaggagggaggaggagggtggtAGTTGATGTAGTTGTGGTTGTAGGTGGGTTTCATGGTCATTGGGCGATTCACGCATGACACCACGTGAAGGAAATATATAACGATAGGGATATAGTGCAAGGGAACAAGTCAAAGATCACATGTTGTCCTCTGCTCCTCTCCCGCCCCCCTACCTTTAAACCACAGCTGCTTACAAACAAGGAAGCAACTGGCACATCCATTCATCAACGCAACAAccaattaaaacaataatatatataactACTTCAAAACTTTGCAACAAGATGAAAGATAAAATAACAACGCCATAAACATTCAAGCAGGACTTCTTTAAAGATAATCCCAGCAGTTATACTACATCAAATTCAAACCTTTTCCTCATTTATGTTCATAATAATACTTAACAGGTGTGATTAACCACACCccacacaaaaagaaataactAGAGCCAACTCATTTTAAATGCcaataaattttaataaaaatctaATGCACTATGGTTGGCagaacattttcacttttttcatcattaaaaaaaataataataataataattgcaagagccaaaacaaaaatcacaaggCTTTCTGCCCtcttatgaataaaaaaaataaagtaataaattacAGTAACAATTATCGGTGACAAAATAGTGGCTGAAGTACTAAAAAGTGTctgtataaaaatgaaaatgctctaccataaaaaggagaaagaatttttgaaaaaaaagagccaATTAGAGCCAAACCCACCTATTCACAAATATAATAAAACCCCTGTgacagaacaaaaataaatcataaagGTTTTACTACTTACCAAATCTAGGGTCTGTAAAGAAAAGGTTAGGACAggacagaggcagagagagctgagtgaaaGAAACAGGAGGTGGAGGTAGAGGATGAAGACTTAAAGCACAAACTCAGGTCTGGCTGTACTCACCGAGGAGGATGCGCTATAGGACCTGGTTCTACGCCGCCTTCGTTTGTGCTTACGCCTGCTGCCTTTCCTCCGGTACGACTCTTCTTGTTCACGCTCCCTCTCACGGCCGCGTCTGTAGTCGTACATGTTCGGCGAGAAGTCACGTGGATAGTAACTTTCGGCTGCTCCATGTGGCTCCCTGTCTCTGTCGCGTTCTCTGCTCTGATCAAACCGTCTGTATCCCTCGCAGTATCTTCTGTCAAACGGTCGTTGTTCCACTGACCGATTGTCATAGCTGCGACTGAATAAGTGAGCAGAGAAATATCCTGAAACCTTAGGACTGGCAACCAATAATAAAGTGAAAGAGGGTTAAATATAACATGAAAGAGTAAAAGCCCAAGCTAATTTGACCATAACGCACCTCCGTGACCGTACATAGCttccttcctgtctgtgtccacGTCCCCTCCTGTCTCGGTCTCTTTCTCTGTCACTGCTGGAGGAGTAAGTCGGCGTTCTTCTGTGTCGATGTCTTCGCCCTCTGTAACGATCCTGGTAGCTGGCTCGACTGTCTCTTTCCGAGGACGAGTATCGTCTTGTGTGaggcatctggtgtaaaaaggaaacaaattagCACAGAGTACCAAAATATGTTTAAGGAAAGTCACTCCTTACATTCAAATTATTGGAGCAGCTGATCACTGCCAAACTCATGGGATTTGAGGGACTAAATACCTGCACGTTTCTCGTGTGTAATTACAGACCCCCCCACAATACCGTAAAGTTCAGAGTTATTCCCCAAAGGCTCAAATCAGGACTGTGTATATCAGCACAGCTTTTCCACATATGGGTTCACAAAGCAAAAATCGGTGTTACCTTACTGAACAATACTccctttactttttattttttgaccttTCGCCAATAAAAACGTATTAAACCTTAAGTAATTTGAACTCCGCACAATCCAGAAGTCTCGCGAGTCTTCTGGGTTCCCTGATTTAACTGTCGTTATGTTTTAAGAATTTAAATTGAAAGTAAAAAGACAATTTCATAACAAACTTTATTGTCAACTTGGAAACAGGCACTTTTAGCATCATACGTTCAACTGCATGACAAgtgtaaatattatttttactgtttaattAAACTACCCTTAACCTAGAACTAGACATTTCTGTAAACGTGGTTATATAGGAGGCCACCCTCAGAACAACAGTTCAACTTTCCTTCATGCCTAAAAAGGCAACAAAATTTTCCAAAGGACCTAAAACTATGCGCAAAACTATTGCAACGGGtctgaaaatactgaaaataagAAGAACAGCGTTCAAATGAGATGATATAGCTATAATAACCCTGTTGCATGACCATAATAAACTTGACAACCCCCAAACCACACAGCGGTGCATCAAACCATTGCAAAGCCATTAGCACTGTAGTCAGAAGTAATTATTAGAGCAAATGAGTTCAGTTGAGCTTTATCCAACGCAGAGTGAAAGCACAAGTAAATGCCAAGTTAATAAATTGGTCGTGGCTACTCATTAAGCGTTGCCTATGCTGTTTACACACATTCCAAGACGATGCAACACTCGTTAAACGTAAGGCTAAATTACCGTTAAGGTCGTTAATCTCTGCATGGATTAGTAAAATTAA contains the following coding sequences:
- the clk2a gene encoding dual specificity protein kinase CLK2 isoform X6; amino-acid sequence: MRCIDHRRGGAHVALKIIKNVEKYKEAARLEINVLEKINEKDPDNKFLCVQMYDWFDYHGHMCISFELLALSTFDFLKENNYLPYSIGHVRHMAYQICLAVKFLHDNKLTHTDLKPENILFVNSDFTMSYNVEKKREERTVKSTAVRVVDFGSATFDHEHHSTIVSTRHYRAPEVILELGWSHPCDVWSIGCILFEYYLGFTLFQTHDNREHLAMMERILGPVPSRMIRKTRKQKYFYRGRLDWDESSSAGKYVRENCKPLRRYLLSEAEEHHQLFDLIESMLEYEPSKRLALADSLKHPFFENLGISEAAGTKSWEGNRDISR